One Acropora palmata chromosome 2, jaAcrPala1.3, whole genome shotgun sequence genomic window carries:
- the LOC141874989 gene encoding glycerol-3-phosphate acyltransferase 1, mitochondrial-like, translating to METTEMKNIEAVIKKWEARSGPSSGVNYAAVNGGDQPGKKAWQDKFGDNLQAPQRLPSKFRQKRRKPKQTDFSFQPLTELKFHVPSAVVPAIYKRKRPVMGAACSQCCKESKALLEEIIPSWGMRNVLSMHMYQKKNLLKRSFCHIAFMWRCAINHHYPDVRKDVLQSARVRTYISTPAFQDATSTDQDMKTAEKERRQRISALEKEASTILNRMAARVFKRFVRFTAWFLFKLLGRLLTSIQIHKGQIDFLKEASQDDKPMIFLPLHKSHMDYILLTFVLVACDIRVPHVAAGDNLRIPVFSWVLRHLGGFFIKRKLDHSSGKDELYKCLLQEYVEQLLQNQQYLEFYIEGSRSRTGKAMVPKSGLLSVVVNAVTEGVVQDVNIVPVNISYEKVTDSGYTKELLGESKTPESFWSTIKSIWRITRTRYGNVRLDFGQPFSLQEFSRSMDQSQPMKDFASNIVAKATVTSSSRSSILRNYSDVSLVDMGEEKTFTLTKALGYHVIYDAVNCCAVMSTNMVAFLLLNNYRQGATFKEMSTSFESLLGEITSRGRDVGFSGKTAAVIRHALRLLEDDVLVTQTQTNDCEEIRIEPKLVLPHVLNLAFYSNQIVSLFALDAVVACGIIAAGDDSESYDTDDIEGKKIISQTSIIEKATYLCDILQREFIFSPPCVSLESALTEALEKVSASEVLKRVEQRTAGSLGSQWGWEDDDDDDVSAFDVPEVEYKLAASEEELKELQFLRSVVAPLIEVYWVSACGLLWLRNQSFSDSEFLTALHACAKERVLEEVTFFPESCSLEPFRNAIRIFKEWRVIEVDSENRLKLCDAYTSEDALFELIAKIGQFKL from the exons ATGGAGacaacagaaatgaaaaatattgagGCGGTGATCAAGAAATGGGAAGCCAGGTCTGGTCCTTCGAGTGGTGTAAACTATGCCGCCGTTAATGGCGGAGATCAACCAGGAAAGAAAGCGTGGCAGGATAAATTTGGAGATAATTTGCAGGCACCGCAAAGACTCCCTTCAAAATTCAGACAAAAAAGGCGAAAACCAAAG CAAACAGATTTCAGTTTTCAGCCATTGACTGAATTAAAATTCCATGTGCCTTCAGCAGTGGTTCCTGCAATATACAAAAGGAAGCGACCAGTAATGGGAGCAGCATGCAGCCAGTGTTGTAAAGAAAGCAAG GCACTCCTTGAGGAAATTATACCTTCGTGGGGAATGCGCAATGTTCTAAGCATGCACATGTACCAAAA GAAAAACCTATTGAAAAGAAGTTTTTGCCACATTGCATTCATGTGGAGATGCGCAATCAATCATCACTATCCAGATGTCAGGAAAGATGTGTTACAATCAGCAAG GGTGAGAACCTATATTTCAACACCAGCATTTCAAGATGCTACCTCAACAG ATCAAGATATGAAAACTGCAGAGAAAGAGAGAAGGCAGAGGATCTCCGCTCTTGAAAAGGAAGCAAGCACAATTTTGAATAGAATGGCAGCAAGAGTTTTCAAGAGATTTGTAAG GTTCACAGCTTGGTTCCTGTTCAAGCTGCTTGGAAGGCTTCTCACAAGTATACAGATCCATAAAGGACAAATTGACTTTCTAAAGGAAGCCTCACAG GATGATAAACCAATGATCTTCTTGCCACTTCATAAGAGTCACATGGATTATATCCTCCTCACATTTGTTCTTGTGGCCTGTGACATTAGG GTACCGCATGTGGCAGCAGGAG ATAACTTGAGAATTCCTGTTTTTAG TTGGGTCCTGAGACACCTTGGTGGATTTTTTATCAAACGCAAACTGGATCATTCCAGTGGGAAAGATGAGTTGTACAAGTGCCTTTTGCAAGAG TATGTTGAGCAACTGCTCCAGAATCAACAGTATTTGGAGTTTTATATAG AGGGAAGTAGATCAAGAACAGGTAAAGCCATGGTTCCAAAGTCAGGTCTACTTTCTGTGGTTGTGAATGCTGTTACAGAGG GTGTTGTACAGGATGTTAACATCGTGCCAGTCAATATTTCCTATGAAAAG gtGACTGACTCTGGTTATACCAAAGAGCTTTTG GGGGAGTCAAAGACACCAGAGTCGTTTTGGAGCACGATAAAAAGCATTTGGCGAATTACAAGAACAAGATACGGCAATGTCAGACTTGACTTTGGACAACCTTTCTCGCTCcag gagTTCTCACGTTCGATGGACCAATCACAGCCTATGAAAGATTTTGCCAGTAACATTGTTGCCAAGGCAACTGTAACCTCGTCATCAAGGTCCTCAATTCTGCGGAACTATTCCGATGTTTCACTGGTTGATATGGGcgaagaaaagacttttacCTTAACAAAGGCTCTTGGATATCATGTTATATATG ATGCTGTAAACTGTTGCGCTGTTATGAGTACAAATATGGTCGCTTTCCTTCTGTTGAACAACTACAGACAG GGTGCAACGTTCAAAGAGATGAGCACATCATTCGAGTCGCTACTTGGGGAAATTACATCTCGAGGAAG GGATGTTGGTTTCTCAGGAAAGACCGCTGCAGTCATCCGGCATGCCTTGCGACTGTTAGAAGATGATGTCTTAGTAACGCAAACTCAGACAAATGATTGTGAAGAAATTCGTATTGAGCCCAAACTTGTTTTACCGCACGTACTCAATCTGGCATTCTATAGCAATCAG ATTGTATCGCTCTTTGCTTTGGACGCTGTAGTCG cttgCGGAATTATCGCTGCAGGAGACGACAGTGAATCATATGATACAGACGACATTGAgggaaagaaaattatctcCCAAACGTCG aTCATAGAGAAAGCAACATACTTGTGCGACATTCTCCAAAGAGAGTTTATTTTCAGTCCG ccATGTGTGTCGCTAGAATCTGCATTGACAGAAGCTCTGGAAAAAGTCTCGGCCAGCGAAGTTTTGAAGCGTGTAGAG CAGAGGACCGCGGGCTCACTTGGCAGTCAGTGGGGATGGgaagatgacgatgatgatgacgtcAGTGCTTTTGATGTTCCCGAGGTAGAGTACAAA TTGGCGGCTTCTGAAGAAGAGCTAAAGGAGCTGCAGTTTTTGAGGTCAGTGGTTGCTCCCTTGATTGAGGTCTACTGGGTGTCAGCCTGCGGTTTGCTGTGGCTTAGAAACCAGTCGTTTTCAG ATTCAGAGTTTTTGACTGCTCTTCACGCCTGCGCAAAAGAAAGGGTTCTCGAGGAAGTAACATTCTTTC CCGAGAGCTGTTCACTGGAGCCATTCCGCAACGCTATTCGCATTTTCAAGGAATGGAGAGTGATTGAAGTCGATTCTGAGAATCGATTGAAACTCTGTGACGCTTACACAAGTGAAGATGCACTGTTCGAATTGATTGCAAAAATCGGCCAGTTTAAATTgtga